GATTGTTTGATCACCTGAAGGATAATTGCGCTCTTCTGGTTTACACGGGAAATTTTCTCTACTTCCTTTTGTGAATCCTGTACATCGGCAATATCACTCAAACGCACCTGAACTCCGTTTTTGGAAGAAACCACTAAGTTTCGAAGTTCATTTACATCTTTATATTTACCGGATAAACGGATCAGTGTGCTATTTTCCCTGGTCTTGATATTTCCGGTAGGAAAGTCAAGATTAGAGGTTAAAATTACCTGCTGTACTTGTGGTACTGATAATCCGTATCCTTTTAATTTCGCTGCATCCAGGCTTACCTGAATTTCACGTTCTTCCCCTCCAACAAGATTAACCTGAGCTACTCCATTGACACGGGAAAGAATCGGTTGGATCTTTTTGTCCAGCAAATCATAGAATTCCGTTTCATCCATATTGGATGTTGCCCCAATTGTCATAATTGGCAAGTCACTCAACGAGAATTTACTCAGGGAAGGTGGATCTACATCATCCGGTAAATCCTTTTCTATGGCATTAATTTTACGTTGGGCATCATTCAGGGCATAATCCGCATCGGCATCAGCATTTAGCGTTACCATTACTACGGATAGGCTCTCATACGATTTGGATTCTACTTTCTTTACATTTTCGAGAGACGATACCGCATCTTCTACTTTTTTGGTTACCGTATTTTCTACCTCTCCCGGCGAAGCTCCCGGGTATACGGTGGAAATGGTCACCACATTGATCTCAAATTTCGGGATCAGCTCGTAACTCAGCTGGGTGTAGCTGAACAAACCACCGAGAATCAGGATAATAAAAAGTACGATTACTAATGTCGGCCTTTTAATTGCTATATCTACTAATTTCATTTATCTGTTTTTTATAATTATTGGCAATGCCAAAGGATACGCTATTTAACGACTGATATTTGCGCTCCGTCTGTCAGGTTGATTTGCCCGCTGACCACAACGATATCGCCTTCTTTTAATCCGCTTAGCACTTCTACCTTATCTCCGAAGTTTCTGCCGGAAACGATTTTTGTCAATCGCACTTTGTCGCCATTCACTACAAATACCTGGTTGCTGCTCACACTACCCACATAGGCATTTCTGGAAACCGTAAGTACTGGTGTCTGGTCTGCTGCAGAAGTAAATACGGCTGTTCCATACATACCTGCTTTGAGGTCATTGTTAGCATTGTTGGTAATTTCGATTTCAACCGGGAAGTTCAGGGATTCATCTGCTTTTGGCGCGATGAATGTAATTTTTCCTGTAAATTCTTTATCAGGATATACGCTGGCTGTTACTTTAACTGTACTTCCAACTTTTAAAGTTGCAATATGACTTTCATCTACTGTTACTTTCAGTTTCAGTTTGGATACATTCACTAATTCGAATAATTGTGTCCCCGGAGCCACTACAGTTCCTGGCTCTACACTTTTTTTGTTCACAATTCCATTAATGGATGATTTTATTGTAGCATCTCCAAAAGTGATATTGGCCTGTTGCAATTTAGCCTTAGCGTTCACCAGGGCCAGTTTTGCCTGATCCAGTTGTTGCCTGGTTACCCCACCGGTTTTGAAAGCATTTTCATAACGCTGGCTGTCAGTCAATGCATTTTGGTAAGCAGCATTGGCATTGGATACTTCAATAGAAAGCTGATCACCTTTGATAACCGCTAAAGTCTGCCCAATACTAACCGGACTTCCTTCTTTAACCAATACTTTTACCACTCTTCCGGAGTTTTCGGCCTGGAAGTTCAATTCCTGTAATGGGATAAAGTTTCCATTGGCTACATAATCCGCAGCAATTTTCTCCAGTTTGATGGTATCGGTACGAACAGCAATAGAAGCATTCTTCTCTCCTACTATCGCCGTATCGGCTTCATTTTTCTTTTTGTTATTCATCAGGATATATGCAACAAGCCCTATAGCTGCAATTCCGATTACGATATATAATACTTTTTTCATTTTCTTGGTTATGATTAATTGATAAGTGTTTTTAATTCTCCTTTAGCTTTGATCAGCTGAATTTCTGCCAGCCTGTAATCCAGTAAAGCAGAAGTATAATTGTTCTGGGCTTCCACCAGAGAGTTTTCACCATCTAACAAATCGGTTAAAGAAGCCAGTCCGTTATAATAGTTGTTTTTGGTATCATCTAGTACTTCCTGTGCCAGTTTCAGATTTTGCTTTTGGTTATTGATGGTTACAATACTGTTGTCAATCTGTGTTCTGGAATTTTCATACGCCAGTTCCAATGATAATTTGGTATCCTTCATATCTTCTTCCAATTTTCTCAGGTCAACATCTGCCTGGCGTACTTTGGCACGCGTTCCAAAACCGGTAAAAATCGGGATGTGCAGGTTTAATCCAATAGAAGAATAATCAGACCAGTATACTTTATCCGCAGTAGGTTTGAACCATGGCATTTCAGGTCCCTGACCGATATAATTGTAGCCTGCCGTCAGTGCCAGTGTTGGATAATAGCCTGCCTGTACTGCTTTCTTTTGGTATTCTAACAGTTTTTCCTGTGTTTTCAACAAAATATAATCCGTTCTCTGGGTAGCATCCGGGGTTTCCCCTAATATTTGCGGAGACAATTCAAATTCCGTCACCGGAAGTTCAATCGGGGTTGCAATAGGCATACCCATGTAGAATTTCAGGGTATTTTCCTGAAGTTGTACCGCGTTTTTCAATTGTTGGCGTTGTGTATCGATATTGTACAGTTTTACCATAATACGATCCAGGTCAATCTTTTTTGCCAGGCCGTTATCATACTGTCCTTTGATAATATTTTTGACTTTACTCGTGTTTACATAATTGCTGTCTACTACAGTAAGTTTCTGCCTTTGGACATAGACATTATAATAGTTATTGGCAACACGTTCGATTACCTGTTCGTCGGTAAGCTGTGCATTGACCTGATAGAACTCACGGGTCGTTTTAGCCGCTTTTAATCCGGTAAAGATCGACTGGTCAAAAATATTCTGGGTCAGGTTCAGTCCTGCCGTTGAACTCCACTTTTGCCCTAATGCGGCTAAAAGCACTCCTGATCCACCACCGAATGCACTTGCATCAATAGCATTCAATTGAAGGATTGGATTGTACATCAGGCTACCTGTTGCAGAGATTTGCGGTAATGCCCGGGAACGGACCTCCTCAATCTGGTATTGGCTGTTTTCTATTTGCAGCCTTGATTTCTTGGCATCCGATTTGTTTTCCAAAGCATAAGTAATTGCATCTTTCAGCGTCAGGCTTCTTTTTTGTGCAACTATGCTTCCCGAAAATAAAAATGCCATCAGCAAACCGGCGACTGACATTTTAGCTATCGAAAAGTTGGGTATTATTTTCATTACTCGTTAGTATATAATTGGGTTAGACATTACTTTTTAAAAAGGGTATTCAATATAATTTCTTTGCGATCTTTCAGTATTTTTTCATAATCCTCGTCGCTTATGCGCATCGTCTGCTGAAACAGCGGCCGCATGGATATGGGAAAGGAAATCAGGGAGATCATATTTAGTATAAACTGGATCGGATCCATCTTATCGATTGTGCCTTTGTTCATTTCGACTTCAAATTCTTCATAAAACTTAGCCAGTAAACGTTCCATATCTTCCGGGTTTTTAAAGAAACAGCCCTGGTTGAACTGGGTAACTAAATAGATCTCCATATAAGGATATTCTTTCGCCATAATAAAGGAATCATCAATGAACTCTTCTATTTTCGCTTTAAAAGGCAGTTCGGAGAATATAATAGCTTCCGATCGTTGTTGTTCTTTTTCCTGTGCATCAAGAAATACAAGATCAAATAAAGCATTACGGGACCTGAAGTAATAATTGATAAGCGTTCTGTTCACTCCTGCTGCATCTGCTATTTCCTGTGTGGTCGCATTAAAACGCCCCTCGCCAAAAAATAATCGCTTCGCTGTATCCTTAATCAGCTGTTCTGTAGCATCTTTATTCGTTATTGACATAATAGTTTGACATTTTTGTTAGACAAAATTATTGAATAATTTAATTTGACAATTTTGTCAAAGCTTAATTTAACAAACAGTTAACATTATATCGTTTTCGTCCAGTAGGCAATAGGACAAAAAAAATCCCCCATACCTAAATTGGCATGGGGATTTAATAAAAATAGGTTCTGTATTAGAAAACGAAAATTGGCCTTTCGCTCATCATATCGTTTACTTCATCCGCAATTTGCTCCAATAATTCTTCATTGGTATGGTCCATAATTACCCTGTCAATAAGGTCTACTATAGTTTCCATATCAGCTTCTAAAAGTCCACGGGTAGTAATTGCTGCTGTACCCACACGGATCCCGGAAGTAACAAATGGTGATTTGTCATCAAAAGGCACCATATTTTTGTTTACTGTAATTTCTGCTTTTACCAATGCATTTTCAGCATCTTTCCCTGAGATATTTTTATTTCTCAAATCGATTAGCATCATGTGATTATCGGTACCACCAGAGATGATATCATATCCTCTTTTTACAAATGCTGCTGCCATCGCTTTAGCATTTTTCTGCAGTTGGCGGGCGTATGTGAAAAATTCATCGGATAACGCTTCGCCAAAAGCTACTGCTTTTGCAGCGATGATATGCTCTAAAGGCCCGCCCTGGTTTCCAGGAAATACGGCACCATCAATTAGAGAAGACATCATACGGATTTCCCCTTTTGGAGTTTTGATACCGAAAGGATTTTCAAAATCCTTCCCAATCATGATCATCCCACCTCGTGGTCCGCGTAATGTTTTATGCGTAGTGGTCGTAACGATATGGCAATGTGGCATTGGATCATTCATCAACCCTTTGGCAATTAATCCTGCCGGGTGCGAAATATCAGCCATAAGGATTGCTCCTACACTGTCTGCAATCACTCGGAAACGCTCAAAATCCATATCTCTGGAATAAGCAGAAGCACCGGCAATAATTAATTTTGGTTGTTCTTTGGTCGCAATTTCCTGAATTTTATCATAGTTTAAAACGCCTGTTTCTTTGTCTACACCATAAAATACCGGATTGTATAATCTACCGGAGAAATTCACCGGAGAACCGTGTGTTAAGTGGCCACCATGAGACAGGTCAAATCCTAAGATTTTATCACCTGGTTTCAGGCAGGCATGGTAAACAGCCGTATTGGCTTGTGATCCGGAGTGAGGCTGAACATTGGCATATTCTGCACCAAACAATGCTTTAGCTCTGTCAATAGCAATCTGCTCAATAACATCGACTACTTCACATCCGCCGTAGTATCTTTTGCCTGGGTAACCTTCAGCATATTTATTCGTTAGTATGGAACCTGCTGCTTCCAATACCTGATCACTTACAAAATTTTCCGAAGCGATAAGTTCCAGTCCGTGAATCTGGCGCTCTTGTTCTTCAAGAATTAAGTCAAAAATTTGTTCGTCGCGTTGCATCTGATAATTTTTCGTTAAGTTTGGTGACAAAAATACAAAAATGGTTTTGTAAATTCATAGATAACAATATATTTGATAACGAAATTATAAACAAACTAAAAATGCCAATAACAGCTAATAATCCTGATAGAAAATCCTGGCTTCAGGTCCCTGAAAATAGTGATTTCCCTATTCAGAACATACCCTTCGGCGTCTTTTTAACCAAGGAACATGTCGTGACCATCGGAACCCGGATCGGCAATTATGCAATTGATTTGGGTGCACTCCAGCAATTGAGTTATTTCGAAGGAATCGAACTGACGGATGATATGTTCATGCAGGATACCCTAAATGATTTTATTTCAGACGGAAAAAAAACATGGCGCCTGGTACGCAACCGTATCGCCGATATTTTTGACCAGAACAATCCCGAATTACGAGACAATACATCACACAGAGATGTGGTGATTTTCAACATAGAAGATGTAGAAATGCAGCTTCCCATCCTAATTGGTGATTATACCGATTTTTATTCCAGTAAAGAACATGCGACCAATGTTGGTAAGATGTTCCGCGATCCGGACAATGCCTTATTACCCAACTGGGTTCATATCCCGGTAGGCTATCACGGCAGGAGTTCTACTATCATTCCATCCGGTATCCCGGTACATCGCCCTATGGGGCAAACGCTTCCAAATGGTGAGACACAACCTGTTTTTGGGCCTTCCCGATTGGTTGATTTTGAACTGGAAACAGCATTTATTACTACCGACGCTAATATTATGGGTGAAAATATTCCCATTGAAGAAGCGGAAGAATACATCTTTGGGATGGTATTGCTGAATGACTGGAGTGCCCGCGACATCCAGAAATGGGAATATGTGCCACTTGGGCCATTCCTGGCTAAAAATTTCGCTTCTTCCATTTCACCATGGATTGTAACTCTGGACGCTTTAGAGCCTTTCAGGACTTCAAGCCCGGTACAGGAACCAAAACCGTTAGCGTACCTGCAACAGGAAGGTGACCATGCTTTTGACATCAATCTTGAAGTAACTATCGCTCCGGAGAATGTAGCGCCGACCTTACTTTCAAAATCAAATTTTAAATACATGTACTGGACCATGAGCCAGCAATTGACTCACCATACTGTAAATGGGTGTCGGGTAAATTCCGGCGATATGATGGGATCAGGAACGATTTCAGGCAGCACTCCGGATAGCTTCGGTTCTATGCTGGAATTGACCTGGGGCGGAAAAAATCCAATCACCATGAAAGATGGAACGGAACGTAAATTCATCAACGATGGCGATACGGTAACCATGACCGGATATTGCCAGAATGACCTGGTTCGCATTGGATTTGGTGAAGTAAGCAGTAAACTGTTACCCCCTTTTGTTCGGAAATAATTCAAAAAAAAAATAGCCTCAAAACCTCCCTTTGCCCTGCATTGGTGAGGTTTTTTTATGCCTTAAAAAATCGTGGCACAATTACTGTTAAATCACTTTAAGAAAGTTAAAAACAAAATGCACAACAGCAGGTGAAAAAAATTACTTTTGCACAAATAATCCGTATCATGAAAAAAATTACTTTTTTGATTGTAGCAGCACTTTTAGTAAGCTGTGGTGTCCGCCAAACTACTAATATGATCAGCTCTGGCGATTTTGACGGCGCTATTGACAAGGCGATCAATAATCTCCGTACCAATAAAACGTCCAAGGGCAAGCAGGATTATATTTATTTACTGGAAGAAGCCTTTGCCAAAGCCAAAGAGCGTGACTTGCGTGATATTGATTTCATGGTTCGGGAGGCCAATCCCAATAACCTGGAAAGAATCTACGTCACTTATGTACAGCTGAAAGAACGCCAGGAAAAAATACGCCCCATACTCCCACTCCCGCTGATTCGTGAAAAACGAGATGCTATTTTTCCTTTTGATGACTATTTCGCAAAAATAATCAGTAGCAGAGATGCGCTTTCCAAACACCTGTATGCCAATTCCAAAGCACTATTACTGACCAATGACAAAATGGCTTTCCGTCGTGCTTATGATGATTTTGCCTACCTGGAACAAATCAACCCCAATTATAAAGATACCCGAAAACTGATGGAAGAAGCCCAGTTTAAAGGTACTGATTTCGTGAGGGTGTATGCTCAAAACCAAACCAATAGTGTAATTCCGGTACAGCTGGAAAGGGACTTGCTCGATTTTAGTACCTATGGCCTTGATGACAAATGGACGGTATACCACAATACGCAACAAAAAAATGTATACTATGATTATGGTTTAGCTATTAATTTCAGAAATATTTTGATTTCACCGGAACAAGTAAGCGAAAAGGAATTTACCAGAGAGCGGCAAATCAAAGATGGCTATCAGAACCTATTGGACAGCCGTGGGAATGTCGTAAAAGACAGCCTTGGTAAAGCCATTCAGGTAGATCGTATAGTCACGCTTCGCGCCATAGTACGTGAGGTCGTACAGTTTAAATCCACACAGCTTAATGCACAGGTAGATTATATTGACCTGCGCTCCAACCAGCTGATACAAAGCTTTCCTTTAAGCAGTCGTTCGGTCTTCGAAAATGTCTATGCAGGATACAAAGGCGATAAGGATGCTATCGAACAGAGTTATTATATTTATTTCATGAGAGGCGCTATGCCTTTCCCAAGTAATGAGCAAATGGTATATGATACAGGCGAAAATTTAAAACTAAAACTGAAAAATATTCTGAATCAGAATCAATTTCGACAGTAATCCAAAACCGCTGATTTATAAGAAGCTGTCTCAAAACTGAGTCAGCTTCTTTTTTTTTAGTTTGTATTTTTATATGCAATTTTGTAAATTTAATCAGTGATAAACAGCTGATTATATATGAGATTCAAACATTATAACCAACAACAAACGATGCTTCTACCTTATTCGTTTGATGATTTAATTCCACATACACATGCGGTTCGAATAGTTGACCAAGTTGTGGAATCCCTTAATATCCAGCCTCTTTTAAAAGCGTACAGTAAAGAAGGTAATCCTGGATATCATCCAAAGATGTTACTCAAAGTGATGTTGTATGCTTATATGACTAATATCTATTCTTCGAGAAAGATAGAACTTGCACTTCGTGAGAATATCAATTTTATGTGGCTTACTTCTATGACTATTGTTGATCATAATACAATTAATAGATTTAGAAGTGATAAACTAAAAGAGAGTTTTAAAGAAATCTTCAAGCAGGTAGTTTTGATGTTGGCCTCAGAAGGACTGGTGAATCTAAAACAAATTTATACCGACGGAACAAAAATAGAAGCTCAGGCCGGCAGGTACACTTTTGTGTGGGGTAAGAGCATAAAAACCAATAAAGCAAAAATGCTCACCCAGTTGGAAGAATTATGGAACTATGCCCAAAGTATCGACAATGAAGATGACCCCAACCCGGAACCAACAGAGTTCAAAGAAATCAGCAAAGAGGTAATTGAGAAAACTGTAGCTAAAATAGATGCCAAACTCTCTGGTAATGAAAAGACCAGTTCTAAAGCAAAAGCTAAATTACGCTACATAAAAAATAATTTTACTTCCAATCTTGAAAAGTATGAAAAGCAAGAAGCTATTCTGGGAGAAAGAAACAGTTACAGCAAAACTGACACCCAGGCTACTTTTATGCGCATGAAAGAAGACCATATGTTAAACGGACAGCTCAAACCAGCTTATAATACTCAAATATCTACACAAAATCAGATCATTGTTCATTATACCATCCACCAAAATCCGACCGATACTAAAACACTCCAGCCTCATTTAGAAAATTTGGAACAAACCTTTGGTAAAAAATTATTTAAAAAGATAAAAGAAATAACTACTGACGCAGGTTATGGAAGTGAAGAAAACTACGATTATCTGAAACAGAAGAAACTCAAAGCTTTTGTGAAGTATAATACTTTTGAAAAAGAACAAGATCAAAACTACCAAAAGAAACACAAGGCTTTTAGCAAGGAAAATCTCTATTACAATCCAGAAGAAGACTATTATGTATGTCCAATGGGACAAAAAATGCATAAAACATATCAAAACCAGAAAACAACAACTACAGGATACACCCAAACCTTATCGCATTATCAGGCCAAAAACTGTGAAGGCTGTTCACTTCGAGGTCAATGTTTTAAAGCTCAGGGAAACAGAAGCATCGAGCGAAACCACAACCTTGAAAGACATAAACAACAAGCAAGGGAATTACTACTAAGTGAAATAGGAATACAAAGAAGAAAGCAACGCTCTGCCGATGTAGAGCCTGTATTCGCTCAACTCAAGCATAATAACGGTTTTAGACGGTTTTCTTTAAAAGGACTTCAAAAAGTAGAATTAGAATTCGGATTAATGGCTTTAGGTCACAACTTAAGAAAGAAAATTGCAGCATAAAGGCAATTTTTTACTCCCGTTAAAATCTAGATAGTTAAAATCCAAAATTGTATCAAATAAAAAAACCGTCTCAAAATTTGTTTTGAGACGGCTTCTTTTTTATTTTAAAATTATTCTATGCTGATAAAATAAGTTTGCAACTATTTTAATCTCATTTTAACTTGGATTCTAACAAAATAGTTTTACATTTGCGGCCTGATGAATAAAAAAGTGCAACATATCACTATGCTATTACGGAAACAACTACGGGAAACTTCTCGGGTTGTGCGGATATTCTCTATATAATCCGCCAAAGTACCGTCTTAAAATAGTTTATTCATTTTTTACATCAAGATTTTGAAAACATCACAATCTTTTTCCGGGAGTACCACTTCCAAGACATTACATAGTTTTACCCTACAATTTTCTGCCTTCCGGATGCTATTCCGGCCGTAAGGTCTCTATACTATTTAGGAATTGGTGCGTCCGATTCCCTACTTCCGAAACTTGTCTTTACCCTTTTATTTAATCCTATTATACATTTTTAAATGAATGTATCCATCATTATTGCTCAGGAAGAGCATTACAAATATGCACAGGAAATTTGTGATACCATTGAGGCATCTGCCCTATTGCGAGGTACCGGGATTGCGAAGCGAACGCCCGAATATGTCCAGAAAAAGATGGAAAACAAAGATGCTATTATTGCATTGGCTGACGGTAAGTTTGCCGGTTTTTGTTATATCGAAAGCTGGCAGCACGGAAAATTTGTCGCCAATTCAGGATTAATCGTACATCCCGATTTCAGAAACCTCGGACTGGCCAAGAAAATCAAAACCCGTGTTTTTGAATATTCCCAGGAGAAATTCCCGGGTGCCAAAATCTTTGGAATCACAACTGGATTGGCGGTGATGAAAATCAATTCCGACCTAGGCTACAAACCCGTCCCGTTTTCAGAACTAACAGATGATCCGAGTTTCTGGAAAGGCTGTAGCGGATGTACCAATTTTGATATACTCCAGCGTAAAGACTATAAGATGTGCC
The Flavobacterium kingsejongi genome window above contains:
- a CDS encoding TolC family protein, with the translated sequence MSVAGLLMAFLFSGSIVAQKRSLTLKDAITYALENKSDAKKSRLQIENSQYQIEEVRSRALPQISATGSLMYNPILQLNAIDASAFGGGSGVLLAALGQKWSSTAGLNLTQNIFDQSIFTGLKAAKTTREFYQVNAQLTDEQVIERVANNYYNVYVQRQKLTVVDSNYVNTSKVKNIIKGQYDNGLAKKIDLDRIMVKLYNIDTQRQQLKNAVQLQENTLKFYMGMPIATPIELPVTEFELSPQILGETPDATQRTDYILLKTQEKLLEYQKKAVQAGYYPTLALTAGYNYIGQGPEMPWFKPTADKVYWSDYSSIGLNLHIPIFTGFGTRAKVRQADVDLRKLEEDMKDTKLSLELAYENSRTQIDNSIVTINNQKQNLKLAQEVLDDTKNNYYNGLASLTDLLDGENSLVEAQNNYTSALLDYRLAEIQLIKAKGELKTLIN
- a CDS encoding GNAT family N-acetyltransferase, which gives rise to MNVSIIIAQEEHYKYAQEICDTIEASALLRGTGIAKRTPEYVQKKMENKDAIIALADGKFAGFCYIESWQHGKFVANSGLIVHPDFRNLGLAKKIKTRVFEYSQEKFPGAKIFGITTGLAVMKINSDLGYKPVPFSELTDDPSFWKGCSGCTNFDILQRKDYKMCLCTGMLYDPKQREEEDQYTFNKKVLTRLKNIKQTLFLKKEK
- the glyA gene encoding serine hydroxymethyltransferase encodes the protein MQRDEQIFDLILEEQERQIHGLELIASENFVSDQVLEAAGSILTNKYAEGYPGKRYYGGCEVVDVIEQIAIDRAKALFGAEYANVQPHSGSQANTAVYHACLKPGDKILGFDLSHGGHLTHGSPVNFSGRLYNPVFYGVDKETGVLNYDKIQEIATKEQPKLIIAGASAYSRDMDFERFRVIADSVGAILMADISHPAGLIAKGLMNDPMPHCHIVTTTTHKTLRGPRGGMIMIGKDFENPFGIKTPKGEIRMMSSLIDGAVFPGNQGGPLEHIIAAKAVAFGEALSDEFFTYARQLQKNAKAMAAAFVKRGYDIISGGTDNHMMLIDLRNKNISGKDAENALVKAEITVNKNMVPFDDKSPFVTSGIRVGTAAITTRGLLEADMETIVDLIDRVIMDHTNEELLEQIADEVNDMMSERPIFVF
- a CDS encoding efflux RND transporter periplasmic adaptor subunit, producing MKKVLYIVIGIAAIGLVAYILMNNKKKNEADTAIVGEKNASIAVRTDTIKLEKIAADYVANGNFIPLQELNFQAENSGRVVKVLVKEGSPVSIGQTLAVIKGDQLSIEVSNANAAYQNALTDSQRYENAFKTGGVTRQQLDQAKLALVNAKAKLQQANITFGDATIKSSINGIVNKKSVEPGTVVAPGTQLFELVNVSKLKLKVTVDESHIATLKVGSTVKVTASVYPDKEFTGKITFIAPKADESLNFPVEIEITNNANNDLKAGMYGTAVFTSAADQTPVLTVSRNAYVGSVSSNQVFVVNGDKVRLTKIVSGRNFGDKVEVLSGLKEGDIVVVSGQINLTDGAQISVVK
- the fahA gene encoding fumarylacetoacetase, producing the protein MPITANNPDRKSWLQVPENSDFPIQNIPFGVFLTKEHVVTIGTRIGNYAIDLGALQQLSYFEGIELTDDMFMQDTLNDFISDGKKTWRLVRNRIADIFDQNNPELRDNTSHRDVVIFNIEDVEMQLPILIGDYTDFYSSKEHATNVGKMFRDPDNALLPNWVHIPVGYHGRSSTIIPSGIPVHRPMGQTLPNGETQPVFGPSRLVDFELETAFITTDANIMGENIPIEEAEEYIFGMVLLNDWSARDIQKWEYVPLGPFLAKNFASSISPWIVTLDALEPFRTSSPVQEPKPLAYLQQEGDHAFDINLEVTIAPENVAPTLLSKSNFKYMYWTMSQQLTHHTVNGCRVNSGDMMGSGTISGSTPDSFGSMLELTWGGKNPITMKDGTERKFINDGDTVTMTGYCQNDLVRIGFGEVSSKLLPPFVRK
- a CDS encoding IS1182 family transposase; the protein is MRFKHYNQQQTMLLPYSFDDLIPHTHAVRIVDQVVESLNIQPLLKAYSKEGNPGYHPKMLLKVMLYAYMTNIYSSRKIELALRENINFMWLTSMTIVDHNTINRFRSDKLKESFKEIFKQVVLMLASEGLVNLKQIYTDGTKIEAQAGRYTFVWGKSIKTNKAKMLTQLEELWNYAQSIDNEDDPNPEPTEFKEISKEVIEKTVAKIDAKLSGNEKTSSKAKAKLRYIKNNFTSNLEKYEKQEAILGERNSYSKTDTQATFMRMKEDHMLNGQLKPAYNTQISTQNQIIVHYTIHQNPTDTKTLQPHLENLEQTFGKKLFKKIKEITTDAGYGSEENYDYLKQKKLKAFVKYNTFEKEQDQNYQKKHKAFSKENLYYNPEEDYYVCPMGQKMHKTYQNQKTTTTGYTQTLSHYQAKNCEGCSLRGQCFKAQGNRSIERNHNLERHKQQARELLLSEIGIQRRKQRSADVEPVFAQLKHNNGFRRFSLKGLQKVELEFGLMALGHNLRKKIAA
- a CDS encoding TetR/AcrR family transcriptional regulator, with protein sequence MSITNKDATEQLIKDTAKRLFFGEGRFNATTQEIADAAGVNRTLINYYFRSRNALFDLVFLDAQEKEQQRSEAIIFSELPFKAKIEEFIDDSFIMAKEYPYMEIYLVTQFNQGCFFKNPEDMERLLAKFYEEFEVEMNKGTIDKMDPIQFILNMISLISFPISMRPLFQQTMRISDEDYEKILKDRKEIILNTLFKK